The Pseudarthrobacter sulfonivorans genome includes a window with the following:
- a CDS encoding (2,3-dihydroxybenzoyl)adenylate synthase has translation MTSHTSEGTTPWPADLAAEFRAKGYWEDRALGSYILETADRLPHKIAIVDGDVRLTYAELANRMDAAAERLLQLGLKADDRIMVQLPNGWQFALLTLACFRAGIIPVMALPAHRQYELSFLTELSESRAIAVPDVIKDFDHQAMAEELAASIPALEIILVSGTAKPLNVRLEEILAPLKDVSATRARLDAAAPSPDSPALFLLSGGTTGLPKLITRTHNDYAYNIKACSIPTAVTEDTVYLGTLPASHNFPLACPGILGILFAGGRVIMLPSPEPRKAFAAIEREGVTLSTAVPAVAQRWIEYQQETGSSQLATLEVLQVGGSRLPDEIARKVKPVLGATLQQVFGMAEGLINTTRLNDPEDVICTTQGRPVSEADEVRIVDESGKDLPDGVPGSILTRGPYTPRGYYRAPEANARAFTPDGWYASGDIVERRPDGNLIVQGRDKDMINRGGEKISAEEIESLVYRIEDVTMAAAIAMPDQVLGERLCLYITVKPGTEVTLEQIQDLLRRTGVAAFKIPEHLVVVDELPTTKVGKINKKDLRADIAERLAAAGSQGK, from the coding sequence ATGACAAGCCACACCAGCGAAGGCACCACCCCCTGGCCAGCCGACCTGGCCGCGGAGTTCCGCGCCAAAGGCTACTGGGAGGACCGCGCCCTGGGCAGCTACATCCTCGAAACAGCCGACCGGTTGCCTCACAAGATCGCAATCGTCGACGGTGACGTGCGGCTCACATACGCCGAACTTGCCAACAGAATGGATGCCGCCGCCGAACGCCTCCTCCAGTTGGGGCTGAAAGCGGACGACCGCATCATGGTCCAGCTGCCCAACGGCTGGCAGTTCGCGCTGCTGACCCTGGCATGCTTCCGCGCCGGCATCATCCCGGTCATGGCGCTGCCGGCACACCGGCAATACGAACTGTCCTTCCTGACGGAACTCTCTGAGTCCCGGGCCATCGCCGTCCCGGATGTCATCAAGGACTTTGATCACCAGGCCATGGCCGAAGAACTTGCGGCATCCATTCCTGCTCTGGAGATCATCCTCGTTTCCGGTACGGCGAAGCCACTCAACGTACGGCTCGAGGAGATTTTGGCACCACTAAAGGACGTCTCGGCTACCCGGGCACGGCTGGACGCCGCCGCTCCTTCACCGGACTCACCCGCACTGTTCCTGCTCTCCGGCGGCACCACCGGCCTGCCCAAGCTCATCACCAGGACCCACAACGACTACGCCTACAACATCAAGGCCTGCTCCATCCCCACCGCCGTCACCGAGGACACCGTTTACCTCGGGACCCTTCCCGCCAGCCACAACTTCCCGCTGGCCTGCCCCGGAATCCTCGGCATCCTGTTCGCCGGCGGCCGAGTGATAATGCTGCCAAGCCCCGAACCACGCAAAGCCTTCGCCGCAATCGAACGTGAGGGAGTGACACTTTCGACCGCAGTCCCGGCCGTGGCCCAGCGGTGGATCGAATACCAGCAGGAAACCGGCAGCAGCCAGCTCGCCACCCTCGAGGTCCTCCAGGTGGGCGGCTCCCGGCTGCCGGACGAAATCGCCCGGAAGGTCAAGCCCGTCCTAGGCGCCACGCTGCAGCAGGTGTTCGGCATGGCCGAGGGACTCATCAACACCACCCGGCTGAACGACCCCGAAGACGTCATCTGCACCACACAGGGCCGCCCCGTCTCCGAAGCCGACGAAGTCCGGATTGTGGACGAGTCCGGTAAGGACCTCCCCGACGGTGTCCCCGGATCCATCCTGACCCGCGGTCCCTATACCCCACGCGGCTATTACCGCGCGCCCGAAGCGAACGCCCGTGCCTTCACCCCGGACGGCTGGTACGCCAGCGGGGACATCGTAGAGCGCCGCCCCGACGGAAACCTGATTGTCCAGGGACGCGACAAGGACATGATCAACCGAGGCGGCGAAAAGATCTCCGCCGAAGAGATCGAAAGCCTGGTCTACCGGATCGAAGACGTCACCATGGCGGCTGCGATCGCGATGCCGGACCAGGTCCTCGGGGAACGGCTCTGCCTCTACATCACGGTCAAACCCGGGACCGAAGTCACCCTCGAACAGATCCAGGACCTGCTGCGCCGCACCGGCGTGGCAGCCTTCAAAATCCCTGAACATCTCGTCGTCGTAGACGAACTACCCACCACCAAAGTGGGAAAAATCAACAAAAAGGACCTCCGCGCCGACATCGCCGAACGCCTGGCGGCTGCCGGCTCCCAAGGAAAGTAG
- a CDS encoding cupin domain-containing protein, whose product MTENLTHASVAANQPVPEPTAEEAAQLKELYTDFETENLIPLWTQIGDLMPMVPSPKAVPHVWRWSDLYPLAARAGDLVPVGRGGERRAIALANPGLGNTPYATPTLWAAIQYLGARETAPEHRHSQNAFRFVVEGEGVWTVVNGDPVRMSRGDFLLTPGWNFHGHHNDTDEPMAWIDGLDIPFVHYADAGFFEFGTERVTDEATPHISRSERLWAHPGLRPLSGLDDTTSSPIAAYRWEHTDRALTEQLLLEDEGHPATVSQGHAAVRFTNPTTGGDVMPTIRAEFHRFRDGASTEPLREVGSSVWQVFEGRGSVVLNGETRNLEKGDLFVVPSWAEWSLQAETGFDLFRFSDAPIFERLNFNRTYTEGRKNA is encoded by the coding sequence ATGACCGAGAATCTTACGCATGCCTCCGTTGCCGCCAACCAGCCTGTTCCGGAACCGACCGCAGAAGAGGCTGCCCAGCTCAAAGAGCTGTACACGGATTTCGAGACCGAGAACCTGATTCCGTTGTGGACGCAGATCGGGGATCTCATGCCGATGGTTCCGTCGCCTAAAGCCGTACCGCATGTGTGGCGCTGGAGCGACCTGTACCCGCTGGCTGCCCGCGCGGGCGATCTGGTGCCGGTGGGCCGCGGCGGGGAACGCCGCGCCATTGCCCTCGCCAACCCTGGCCTGGGAAACACCCCGTACGCCACCCCGACGCTGTGGGCCGCGATCCAGTACCTTGGCGCCCGTGAGACCGCCCCGGAACACCGCCACTCCCAGAACGCCTTCCGGTTCGTCGTCGAGGGCGAGGGCGTCTGGACCGTCGTGAACGGTGACCCGGTCCGGATGTCGCGTGGAGATTTCCTGCTGACCCCGGGCTGGAACTTCCATGGCCACCACAACGACACGGATGAGCCGATGGCCTGGATCGACGGCCTGGACATCCCGTTTGTGCATTACGCCGACGCCGGGTTCTTCGAGTTCGGCACTGAGCGCGTCACGGACGAGGCGACCCCGCACATCTCCCGTTCCGAAAGGCTCTGGGCACACCCGGGCCTGCGCCCGCTCTCGGGCCTGGATGACACCACCAGCTCGCCCATCGCGGCGTACCGGTGGGAACACACCGACCGGGCCCTGACCGAGCAGCTGCTCCTTGAGGATGAGGGCCACCCGGCCACCGTGTCCCAGGGCCACGCAGCCGTGCGTTTCACCAACCCCACCACCGGCGGGGACGTGATGCCCACCATCCGGGCCGAATTCCACCGTTTCCGTGACGGCGCCTCCACCGAGCCGCTCCGCGAGGTCGGCTCCAGCGTCTGGCAGGTCTTCGAAGGCCGTGGCAGTGTTGTGCTGAACGGCGAGACCCGGAACCTGGAAAAGGGCGACCTGTTCGTGGTCCCGTCCTGGGCCGAGTGGTCCCTGCAGGCTGAGACCGGGTTCGATCTGTTCCGCTTCAGCGACGCCCCCATTTTTGAACGGCTGAACTTTAACCGCACCTACACCGAAGGACGCAAGAACGCATGA
- a CDS encoding fumarylacetoacetate hydrolase family protein has protein sequence MRLLTLRTENGTKAVRQDGDTLTEIEGFSDVGALLKDPSWESIAAAATGATHPVEGADLDAVVPAPGKIICVGHNYRNHIKEMGREVPEYPTLFAKYAECLIGPDDDLALPQESDTVDWESELAVVIGKKGRRISEADAPAHIAGYAVLNDVSMRDYQFRTIQWLQGKTWEKSTPFGPALVTKDEFSGGLMTTAVDGEIQQSTPTNDVVFTPEFLVSYISTIITLNPGDVIATGTPGGVGHAQDPKRYLQEGQILVTTIEGLGQLNNRVVKES, from the coding sequence ATGAGACTCCTCACCCTCCGCACTGAAAACGGCACCAAGGCTGTCCGCCAGGACGGCGACACGCTGACCGAAATTGAAGGGTTCTCCGACGTCGGAGCCCTGCTGAAGGACCCCTCCTGGGAGTCCATCGCCGCCGCTGCCACAGGCGCCACCCACCCGGTCGAGGGCGCTGACCTGGACGCCGTTGTTCCCGCACCGGGCAAGATCATCTGCGTGGGCCACAATTACCGCAACCACATCAAGGAAATGGGCCGGGAAGTCCCCGAGTACCCCACGCTGTTCGCCAAGTACGCCGAATGCCTGATCGGCCCGGACGATGACCTGGCCCTCCCGCAGGAATCCGACACGGTGGACTGGGAGTCCGAACTCGCCGTCGTCATCGGGAAGAAGGGCCGCCGGATTTCCGAAGCCGACGCGCCCGCCCACATCGCCGGTTACGCCGTGCTGAACGACGTGTCGATGCGCGACTACCAGTTCCGCACCATCCAGTGGCTGCAGGGCAAGACCTGGGAAAAGTCCACCCCGTTCGGACCGGCCCTAGTCACCAAGGACGAGTTCAGCGGCGGCCTCATGACCACCGCGGTCGACGGCGAGATCCAGCAGTCCACGCCCACCAACGACGTCGTCTTCACCCCGGAGTTCCTGGTCTCCTATATCTCCACCATCATCACGCTGAACCCGGGCGACGTCATTGCAACCGGTACCCCGGGCGGTGTGGGCCACGCCCAGGATCCCAAGCGTTACCTGCAGGAAGGCCAGATCCTGGTCACCACAATCGAGGGCCTG